The following coding sequences are from one Betaproteobacteria bacterium window:
- the pcaF gene encoding 3-oxoadipyl-CoA thiolase: MAEAFICAALRTPIGRYGGALSAVRPDDLAAIPLRELMARNKSVDWNAVDDVVFGCANQAGEDNRNVARMALLLAGLPKEIPGSTINRLCGSGMDAVGIAARAIMSGEAELVVAGGVESMSRAPFVMPKADSAFSRNNAVFDTTIGWRLVNPVMKQLYGTDSMPETAENVAQEFGIARADQDAFALRSQAKASAAQKNGRLAKEIVPVTIPAKKGDPVVVDRDEHPRETSMEALGKLKGVVKPDGTVTPGNASGVNDGACALILASEAAAKRHGLVPLARVIGSAVAGCAPRIMGIGPVPATQKLLARTGVKLDQIDVIELNEAFAAQGLAVLRQLGISDDDARVNPNGGAIALGHPLGMSGARLVATAAYELQERKARYALTTMCIGVGQGIAALIERV; the protein is encoded by the coding sequence ATGGCGGAAGCTTTCATCTGCGCTGCGTTGCGAACCCCGATCGGCCGCTATGGCGGCGCGTTGTCCGCGGTGCGTCCAGACGATCTGGCGGCGATCCCGCTGCGTGAGCTGATGGCGCGCAACAAGTCGGTGGACTGGAATGCGGTGGACGACGTGGTATTCGGCTGTGCGAACCAGGCCGGTGAGGACAACCGCAACGTCGCGCGCATGGCGCTGCTGCTCGCCGGATTGCCGAAAGAGATCCCCGGCAGCACCATCAATCGCCTTTGCGGATCGGGAATGGATGCGGTGGGCATCGCCGCGCGGGCGATCATGTCGGGAGAAGCCGAACTGGTGGTTGCCGGCGGGGTGGAGAGCATGTCGCGTGCGCCCTTCGTCATGCCAAAAGCCGACAGCGCTTTCTCGCGAAACAACGCGGTATTCGACACGACGATAGGCTGGCGCTTGGTCAACCCGGTGATGAAGCAGCTATACGGCACCGACTCGATGCCGGAAACCGCGGAAAACGTCGCGCAGGAATTCGGTATCGCACGCGCCGACCAGGATGCGTTTGCACTGCGCTCGCAGGCGAAGGCGTCCGCCGCGCAGAAGAATGGCCGGCTGGCCAAAGAGATCGTGCCGGTGACGATTCCGGCGAAGAAAGGCGATCCGGTCGTGGTGGACAGGGATGAGCATCCGCGCGAGACCAGCATGGAAGCGCTGGGCAAGCTGAAGGGCGTGGTGAAACCCGACGGTACGGTGACGCCGGGCAACGCATCGGGTGTGAATGACGGCGCTTGCGCGTTGATCCTTGCCAGCGAAGCCGCGGCCAAGCGCCACGGCCTTGTGCCGCTGGCGCGCGTAATCGGTTCGGCCGTCGCCGGCTGTGCGCCCCGGATCATGGGCATCGGTCCGGTACCGGCCACGCAAAAACTGCTGGCTAGGACCGGGGTGAAGCTGGATCAGATCGACGTGATCGAACTGAACGAAGCCTTCGCTGCACAGGGCCTCGCGGTGCTGCGGCAACTCGGCATCAGCGATGACGATGCGCGTGTCAATCCGAACGGCGGAGCGATCGCGCTCGGCCATCCTCTGGGCATGAGCGGCGCACGCCTGGTCGCCACGGCCGCCTACGAATTGCAGGAGCGGAAGGCCCGCTATGCGCTGACTACGATGTGCATCGGCGTCGGGCAGGGGATTGCCGCACTGATCGAACGGGTCTGA